Proteins from a genomic interval of Fodinicurvata sp. EGI_FJ10296:
- the flhA gene encoding flagellar biosynthesis protein FlhA, with amino-acid sequence MSDSSKLPGTGNSFDPSARLASLGDAIAKRGDMALALGVVGILVVLILPMPAWLLDLALALSITFSVVILMTVLAISRPLEFSSFPTILLIATMMRLSLNLASTRLILSEGHTGPDAAGSVIEAFGSFVMGGNFVIGIIVFGILVIVNFVVITKGSGRIAEVSARFSLDSMPGKQMAIDADLSAGLIEEQEAKHRRKELEDESNFFGAMDGAAKFVRGDAIAGLLITFINVIGGIIIGTAQMGLTMGQAAETYTLLTVGDGLVSQIPALVVSVGAGMLVSKAGVHQTADKAVFGQLGGYPKAIGMSAFLMIVLALLPGIPMVPFLALGTVMGVVAWQLTRQRQQVVDDKAAAEVAEQEAAPVAEEPISSALSIDQVRLELGYGLLSLINNGEGARLTDQIRGLRRQLASEMGFVMPSVRIQDNLQLPPNTYVLRIKEVEAGRGDIRANMLLAMDPGGDSIGIAGEDTREPTFGLPAKWIPMASREEAMFKGLTVVDAQTVITTHLTETVKDHMPELLSYAETQKLLDELGRDHQKLIGDIIPQYITVGGTERVLQNLLAERVSIRDLPTILEGIGEACGYTRNINAITEHVRSRLARQISDAHTNPDGFIPLVTLSPEWEQAFAESLVGEGDERQLAMAPSKLHEFVNAVRQNFDRHAQSGEAPVLLTSPAIRAYVRSIVERFRPATTVMSQNEIHPKARIRTLGQI; translated from the coding sequence ATGTCAGACAGCAGCAAACTTCCCGGCACCGGCAACAGCTTCGATCCGTCCGCCCGGCTGGCCAGCCTCGGCGACGCGATCGCCAAACGCGGCGACATGGCCCTGGCGCTGGGCGTTGTCGGCATTCTGGTCGTGCTTATCCTGCCGATGCCGGCCTGGCTGCTCGATCTGGCGCTCGCCCTGTCGATCACCTTTTCCGTCGTCATCCTGATGACCGTGCTGGCTATCTCGCGGCCGCTGGAGTTTTCAAGTTTTCCGACCATCCTGCTGATCGCGACGATGATGCGGTTATCGCTGAATCTGGCGTCGACCCGGCTGATTCTGTCCGAGGGGCATACGGGGCCGGACGCTGCCGGCAGCGTCATCGAGGCGTTCGGCTCGTTCGTCATGGGCGGCAATTTTGTCATCGGCATCATCGTTTTCGGCATTCTGGTGATCGTCAATTTCGTCGTCATCACCAAGGGTTCCGGCCGAATTGCCGAGGTGTCGGCGCGCTTCTCGCTCGATTCGATGCCCGGCAAGCAGATGGCGATCGATGCCGACCTGTCGGCCGGCCTGATCGAAGAGCAGGAAGCCAAGCACCGCCGCAAGGAGCTGGAGGACGAAAGCAACTTTTTCGGCGCCATGGACGGCGCGGCCAAGTTCGTTCGGGGCGACGCCATTGCCGGCCTGCTGATCACATTCATCAATGTGATCGGGGGCATCATCATCGGTACAGCCCAGATGGGGCTGACCATGGGGCAAGCGGCAGAGACCTATACCCTGCTGACCGTCGGTGACGGCCTCGTCAGCCAGATCCCGGCGCTCGTGGTGTCCGTCGGTGCGGGCATGCTGGTGTCTAAAGCCGGCGTGCATCAGACCGCAGACAAGGCCGTGTTCGGTCAACTCGGTGGATATCCCAAGGCGATCGGGATGTCGGCCTTCCTGATGATCGTGCTGGCGCTGCTCCCCGGCATTCCAATGGTGCCGTTCCTGGCACTCGGCACCGTGATGGGCGTCGTGGCGTGGCAGCTGACCCGGCAGCGTCAGCAGGTGGTTGACGACAAGGCCGCCGCCGAGGTGGCCGAACAGGAAGCCGCCCCGGTCGCAGAGGAGCCGATTTCGTCGGCACTGTCGATCGATCAGGTCCGCCTCGAACTGGGCTATGGCCTGCTGTCGCTGATCAACAACGGTGAAGGCGCCCGGCTGACCGACCAGATCAGGGGACTGCGCCGGCAGTTGGCGTCGGAAATGGGCTTCGTCATGCCCTCGGTCCGCATCCAGGATAACCTGCAACTGCCGCCGAATACGTATGTCCTCCGCATCAAGGAAGTCGAGGCCGGCCGTGGCGATATTCGCGCCAACATGCTGCTGGCCATGGATCCGGGCGGTGATTCAATCGGCATCGCCGGCGAGGACACGCGCGAGCCGACCTTCGGCCTGCCGGCGAAATGGATTCCGATGGCCAGCCGCGAAGAGGCGATGTTCAAGGGCCTGACGGTGGTCGATGCGCAGACGGTGATCACGACCCACCTGACCGAAACGGTCAAGGACCATATGCCGGAACTGCTGTCCTATGCCGAAACGCAGAAGCTTCTGGACGAACTGGGCCGCGACCACCAGAAACTGATCGGCGACATCATCCCGCAATACATAACCGTCGGCGGGACCGAGCGCGTACTGCAAAATCTGCTGGCCGAACGGGTCTCGATTCGTGATCTGCCGACCATCCTGGAAGGCATCGGCGAAGCGTGCGGCTATACCCGCAACATCAATGCCATCACCGAACATGTCCGGTCCCGTCTGGCCCGGCAGATATCCGATGCCCATACCAATCCCGACGGCTTCATCCCGCTGGTAACGCTGTCGCCGGAATGGGAACAGGCCTTTGCCGAAAGCCTCGTCGGCGAAGGCGACGAGCGTCAGCTCGCCATGGCGCCCTCGAAGCTTCACGAATTCGTCAACGCCGTCCGCCAGAATTTCGACCGGCACGCGCAATCGGGCGAGGCCCCCGTTCTTTTGACCAGCCCGGCCATACGCGCCTATGTCCGGTCGATCGTCGAACGCTTCCGACCCGCGACGACCGTCATGTCGCAGAACGAGATCCATCCGAAGGCGCGTATCAGAACGCTCGGCCAGATATGA
- a CDS encoding sigma-54 dependent transcriptional regulator encodes MRLLIVGTLSGHISTAGKIAKARGARVAFTDTVSQAMTALRNGDGADLLMVDVALDVASLIDQLKAERFHVPVVACGIGSDARSAVKSIQAGAKEYIPLPPDADLIAAVLEAVAAESHSIVTGDPAMAAVLRLADQVAGSDASVLINGESGTGKELIARYLHRKSRRSDKKFISVNCAAIPEHLLESELFGHEKGAFTGAVSRRVGKFEEAHGGTLLLDEISEMDPRLQAKLLRAIQEREIDRVGGTAPVKIDIRVLATTNRTLEDEVRKGTFREDLYYRLNVVSLPIPPLRDRPGDILPLADHFVAKYAEANATGPKALSDAARDMLTRHSWPGNVRDLENTMHRAVLLSSGATIEPEAISPTSAIATGPRRTPDADADAANDRPAANARSQSGAESGAQAGGQSGRHGETAVADQTPATRGSGMVGRTVAEVERDLIIETLEHTLGNRTHAATILGISIRTLRNKLKLYSREGVAIPPAHDTERAAV; translated from the coding sequence ATGCGCCTTTTGATCGTCGGCACACTTTCAGGACACATCTCGACGGCGGGCAAGATCGCCAAGGCCCGCGGCGCACGCGTTGCCTTCACCGATACGGTGAGTCAGGCAATGACGGCGCTGCGAAACGGCGACGGCGCGGATCTGCTGATGGTGGACGTCGCGCTCGACGTCGCAAGTCTGATCGACCAGCTCAAGGCCGAACGGTTTCATGTGCCCGTCGTCGCCTGCGGCATCGGATCGGACGCCCGATCGGCCGTCAAATCGATCCAGGCCGGCGCAAAGGAATATATCCCGCTGCCGCCCGATGCCGATCTGATCGCCGCCGTGCTCGAAGCCGTCGCGGCGGAAAGTCATTCGATCGTCACCGGCGATCCGGCCATGGCCGCCGTCCTGAGGCTGGCCGATCAGGTCGCCGGCAGCGACGCGTCGGTGCTGATCAACGGTGAAAGCGGTACCGGCAAGGAACTGATCGCCCGCTATCTGCACCGCAAGAGCCGACGGTCCGACAAGAAATTCATCTCGGTCAACTGCGCCGCGATACCGGAACATCTGCTGGAAAGCGAACTGTTCGGCCATGAAAAGGGCGCCTTCACCGGCGCCGTCAGCCGGCGCGTCGGCAAGTTCGAGGAAGCCCATGGCGGGACATTGCTGCTCGACGAGATCAGCGAGATGGATCCCCGGCTGCAGGCCAAGCTGCTGCGGGCAATACAGGAGCGCGAGATCGACCGCGTCGGCGGCACCGCCCCGGTAAAAATCGACATCCGCGTGCTGGCGACGACGAACCGGACCCTGGAGGACGAAGTCCGCAAGGGCACGTTCCGTGAGGATCTGTACTATCGGTTGAACGTCGTCTCGTTGCCGATCCCGCCGCTGCGAGACCGGCCGGGCGACATCCTGCCTCTGGCCGATCATTTCGTCGCCAAATATGCCGAGGCCAACGCGACAGGGCCGAAAGCCCTTTCCGACGCCGCGCGCGACATGCTGACCCGGCATAGCTGGCCCGGCAATGTGCGCGATCTGGAAAACACCATGCACCGGGCCGTTCTGTTGTCCAGCGGCGCGACGATCGAGCCGGAGGCCATCAGCCCGACCAGTGCGATCGCCACCGGCCCGCGCCGCACACCCGATGCCGATGCCGATGCCGCCAACGACAGGCCCGCCGCCAATGCGCGATCGCAATCAGGGGCGGAATCAGGGGCGCAGGCAGGGGGCCAATCAGGGCGTCATGGGGAAACTGCGGTAGCGGATCAAACGCCCGCCACGCGGGGCAGCGGCATGGTCGGGCGCACCGTGGCCGAGGTCGAGCGCGACCTGATCATCGAAACGCTGGAACACACATTGGGCAACCGCACCCATGCCGCAACGATTCTGGGCATCTCGATCCGGACGCTGCGCAACAAGCTGAAGCTCTACAGCCGCGAGGGAGTCGCCATTCCGCCGGCCCACGATACCGAGCGCGCGGCCGTCTGA
- the fliN gene encoding flagellar motor switch protein FliN, producing MSSENFDLDDLDPDAKQPSRDDSATTTIATKDLEAIYDIPVQISAVLGKSTMQVNQLLKLGRGAVVELDRKVGEAIDIYVNNRLVARGEVVVVEDRLGVTMTEIIKSDRS from the coding sequence ATGAGCAGCGAGAATTTCGATCTGGACGACCTGGACCCCGATGCCAAGCAACCGAGCCGCGACGATTCGGCGACGACAACCATCGCGACCAAGGACCTGGAAGCGATCTACGACATCCCGGTGCAGATTTCCGCGGTGCTCGGAAAATCGACGATGCAGGTCAACCAGTTGCTGAAACTGGGACGCGGCGCGGTCGTGGAACTCGACCGCAAGGTGGGCGAGGCCATCGACATCTATGTGAACAACCGGCTGGTGGCGCGCGGCGAAGTCGTCGTGGTCGAGGACCGCCTCGGCGTCACCATGACGGAAATCATCAAATCCGACCGTAGCTGA
- a CDS encoding FliH/SctL family protein, which yields MQKYLFERSFDPEVLEAERLERLEEERRQREADEAALGGHEPEPEPEPEPPAPTFTEEELAEARRQSFEEGRQAGETAALESREEAILALLKDLGAETAEIAQRQQKANAELADTAVQVALAVSARMLPQLIARHGGDEIEDLVRHCLADLMEEPRIVVRVADGMLDDIRDRTSRIKTETGYPGTFVLLADGDLAPGDSRVEWADGGAERLGSHVWRDVEQAIARVQAGNLTTSAAADTAVEAEPAATEDLAGGDGNEQSDTA from the coding sequence ATGCAGAAGTACCTCTTCGAACGATCGTTCGATCCCGAAGTGCTAGAGGCGGAACGCCTTGAGCGCCTGGAGGAAGAGCGTCGGCAGCGCGAGGCGGACGAAGCGGCCCTTGGCGGACACGAACCGGAGCCAGAGCCGGAGCCGGAACCGCCGGCGCCGACCTTCACCGAGGAAGAGTTGGCAGAGGCCCGTCGCCAATCGTTCGAGGAAGGGCGGCAGGCCGGCGAAACGGCGGCGCTGGAAAGCCGCGAGGAAGCGATCCTGGCGTTGCTGAAAGACCTGGGCGCGGAAACGGCCGAAATCGCGCAGCGACAGCAAAAGGCCAACGCAGAGCTGGCGGATACGGCCGTTCAGGTGGCGTTGGCCGTGAGCGCGCGGATGCTGCCGCAGTTGATCGCCCGGCACGGCGGCGACGAGATCGAGGACCTGGTCCGGCACTGCCTGGCCGACCTGATGGAAGAACCGCGCATCGTCGTGCGCGTCGCCGACGGCATGCTGGACGACATCCGCGACCGGACGAGCCGCATCAAGACCGAGACCGGCTATCCGGGAACCTTCGTGCTGCTTGCCGACGGGGATCTGGCGCCTGGCGACAGCCGCGTCGAATGGGCCGATGGCGGGGCCGAACGGCTCGGCAGCCATGTGTGGCGGGACGTTGAACAGGCCATCGCCCGGGTGCAGGCCGGCAACCTGACGACATCGGCGGCGGCCGACACCGCCGTCGAGGCGGAACCGGCGGCGACTGAAGACCTGGCGGGCGGAGACGGGAACGAACAGAGCGACACCGCCTGA
- the fliG gene encoding flagellar motor switch protein FliG, translating to MSQLRVREDYRGLTGPEKAAILMLALGEEHASRLFVFMDEEEIKELSQTMANLGTISANLVERLCVEFAEQLSSTGSLVGSYESTERLLLKVMDRDKVDSIMEEIRGPAGRTMWEKLANVNEMVLANYLKNEYPQTVAVVLSKIKPDHAARVLGLLPESFAMEVVMRMLRMEAVQKDVLDDVERTLRTEFMSNLARTNRRDAHEMMADIFNNLDRQTENKFLAALEERNRESAERIKALMFTFEDLGRLDPTAIQTLLRSVEKDKLAVALKGASESLRDLFFSNMSERAGKIMREEMSAMGPVRLKDVDESQMHMVQIAKDLAAKGEIIISEGKGEDELVY from the coding sequence ATGAGCCAGTTGAGGGTTCGCGAAGATTACCGGGGACTGACGGGCCCGGAAAAGGCGGCGATCCTGATGCTTGCCCTCGGGGAGGAGCATGCATCGCGCCTGTTCGTCTTCATGGACGAGGAGGAGATCAAGGAACTCAGCCAGACCATGGCGAATCTGGGCACGATTTCGGCCAATCTGGTCGAACGCCTGTGCGTGGAATTCGCCGAGCAGCTTTCGTCGACCGGGTCGCTGGTCGGCAGTTACGAAAGCACCGAGCGGCTGCTGCTCAAGGTCATGGACCGCGACAAGGTCGACTCGATCATGGAGGAAATCCGTGGTCCCGCCGGCCGGACGATGTGGGAGAAGCTGGCCAACGTCAACGAGATGGTCCTGGCCAACTATCTCAAGAACGAATACCCGCAGACGGTCGCGGTCGTGCTGTCCAAGATCAAGCCGGATCACGCCGCGCGGGTTCTTGGTCTGCTGCCCGAGAGCTTCGCCATGGAAGTCGTCATGCGGATGCTGCGCATGGAGGCGGTGCAGAAGGACGTTCTCGACGACGTGGAGCGCACGCTGCGGACCGAATTCATGTCGAATCTGGCGCGCACCAACCGCCGAGACGCCCACGAGATGATGGCCGACATCTTCAACAATCTGGACCGGCAGACGGAGAACAAGTTCCTCGCCGCTCTTGAAGAACGCAACCGTGAATCGGCGGAGCGCATCAAGGCGCTGATGTTCACCTTCGAGGATCTGGGCCGCCTGGACCCGACCGCCATTCAAACGCTGCTGCGGTCGGTGGAAAAGGACAAGCTCGCCGTCGCGCTGAAAGGCGCGTCGGAAAGCCTGCGGGATCTGTTCTTCTCCAACATGTCGGAGCGCGCCGGCAAGATCATGCGCGAGGAAATGTCGGCCATGGGCCCCGTTCGGCTCAAGGATGTCGACGAATCGCAAATGCATATGGTCCAGATCGCCAAGGATCTGGCGGCCAAGGGCGAAATCATCATTTCGGAAGGCAAAGGCGAAGATGAACTCGTCTACTGA